In Anaerolineales bacterium, a genomic segment contains:
- a CDS encoding metal-dependent hydrolase, with product MEYQRYQIRNKQGEQVIVNLKRDKRLTKTSRWERLPDGSLLLRIPYRLPRYRVAALLEQVASQVDKASAVRARRTDAELHQRAERINHKYFKGKLQWNNIRWVSNMQARIGSCTRGGPTDGEIRISDKIKGWPDWVIDYVIAHELMHRKYPNHSAAFWNDLQAGYPLTEQARGFIQGMSFAAGRVLDDDLEEPSQAFQDNPNKS from the coding sequence ATGGAATACCAGCGCTACCAGATCCGAAACAAGCAGGGCGAGCAGGTGATCGTCAACCTGAAAAGGGATAAACGCCTGACCAAGACATCCCGCTGGGAGCGGCTGCCGGATGGTTCCCTGCTTTTACGCATACCGTACCGACTGCCAAGATACCGTGTGGCAGCCCTGCTGGAGCAGGTAGCCAGCCAGGTGGACAAAGCCAGCGCGGTACGCGCCAGGCGGACGGATGCCGAGCTGCACCAGCGGGCGGAGCGGATCAACCATAAATATTTTAAGGGCAAACTACAATGGAATAACATCCGCTGGGTGAGCAACATGCAGGCGCGCATTGGCAGCTGCACGCGGGGAGGCCCAACCGATGGCGAGATCCGCATCAGCGATAAGATCAAAGGCTGGCCAGACTGGGTCATTGACTACGTGATCGCACATGAGCTGATGCACCGCAAATACCCCAACCATTCAGCGGCGTTCTGGAATGACCTGCAGGCTGGATACCCATTAACCGAACAGGCGCGGGGTTTTATCCAGGGCATGAGCTTCGCAGCTGGCCGGGTGCTGGACGATGACCTGGAAGAGCCATCGCAGGCGTTCCAGGATAATCCCAACAAATCATAA
- a CDS encoding phospholipase has protein sequence MIKRILILLAMIFATSACSTAIGSVVGITPSPPLDNQSGWYEVYFTEPNNPKATTFRGGPDEALAAAIEQARVSVVMAIYDLNLWSIQDALILAHRRGLDVRLVVESDNMDEQEVQDLKTEGIEVLGDRHESLMHDKFVVIDRSEVWTGSMNFTTGGGYLDNNNLIRLRSSKLAEDYTREFEQMFVNDAFSKEKHSETPYPTFTINGSAIEVYFSPEDGTLEHILEAVNSARESIYFMAYSFTSDELRAALIEQAQAGVEVRGVFDEDQYKSNSGTEFEALAEAGVDVRLDGNTHLMHHKVIIIDGQKVITGSYNFSNNAEYNNDENTLIIHNPDIAGVYINEFQLVYEETER, from the coding sequence TTGATTAAGCGCATCCTGATCCTCTTAGCCATGATCTTTGCCACCAGTGCCTGTTCTACGGCGATAGGATCGGTGGTGGGCATCACACCCTCACCTCCTTTGGACAATCAGAGCGGATGGTATGAGGTTTATTTCACCGAGCCCAACAACCCCAAAGCAACGACCTTCAGGGGTGGTCCGGATGAAGCCCTGGCAGCCGCGATCGAGCAGGCACGCGTAAGCGTGGTCATGGCAATATACGACCTCAACCTGTGGTCCATCCAGGATGCGCTCATCTTGGCACACCGGCGGGGATTGGACGTCCGCCTGGTGGTCGAGAGTGATAACATGGATGAGCAGGAGGTACAGGACCTGAAAACCGAGGGAATTGAAGTGCTGGGTGATCGCCACGAAAGCCTGATGCATGACAAGTTCGTGGTCATCGACCGCAGCGAAGTATGGACTGGCTCGATGAACTTCACGACAGGAGGCGGGTACCTGGATAACAACAACCTGATTCGGCTACGCTCGAGCAAGCTGGCAGAAGACTACACCCGGGAATTCGAGCAGATGTTTGTGAATGACGCGTTCAGTAAGGAGAAACACTCCGAGACGCCTTACCCCACGTTCACAATCAACGGCAGCGCGATCGAGGTATATTTCTCCCCGGAGGATGGCACCCTGGAGCATATCCTGGAAGCTGTCAACTCCGCCAGGGAAAGCATCTACTTTATGGCATACTCCTTTACGTCCGATGAGCTGAGGGCCGCGCTGATCGAACAGGCGCAGGCTGGCGTGGAAGTGCGCGGGGTATTTGACGAGGATCAATACAAGAGCAATTCAGGCACCGAGTTTGAAGCGCTGGCTGAAGCCGGGGTAGACGTCAGGCTGGACGGCAACACCCACCTGATGCACCACAAGGTCATCATCATCGATGGGCAAAAAGTGATTACCGGCTCGTATAATTTCAGCAACAACGCTGAGTATAATAATGATGAAAACACGCTCATTATCCATAACCCTGATATTGCGGGAGTGTATATAAATGAGTTCCAGCTTGTTTATGAAGAAACAGAGAGGTGA
- a CDS encoding glyoxalase, with translation MNEGIRTVIYPVKDLNRAKKMFSRLLDTQPYVDEPYYVGYRIDGQEIGLDPNGDKDGHSGPIDYYHVDDIRKHLQILLDGGSERVQEIKDVGGGKLIASVRGPEGNIIGLIQMPKEMKH, from the coding sequence ATGAACGAGGGAATACGAACGGTAATCTACCCGGTTAAAGACCTGAACCGGGCCAAAAAAATGTTCAGCAGGCTGCTGGATACACAGCCATACGTTGACGAGCCTTACTATGTTGGGTACCGGATCGACGGCCAGGAAATCGGGCTTGACCCGAACGGCGATAAAGATGGCCATAGTGGCCCGATCGATTACTATCATGTCGATGACATTCGGAAACACCTGCAGATCCTGCTGGATGGGGGTTCTGAACGGGTGCAGGAAATCAAAGATGTAGGCGGGGGCAAGCTGATTGCATCGGTCAGGGGACCGGAAGGGAACATCATCGGGCTGATCCAGATGCCCAAAGAAATGAAACATTAG